In a genomic window of Oreochromis aureus strain Israel breed Guangdong linkage group 13, ZZ_aureus, whole genome shotgun sequence:
- the LOC116318519 gene encoding transmembrane protein 121 yields MVPPPPTNKPHVCLSTILIMSSMALIDAYLVEQNHGPRKIGICIMVMVGDICFLIVLRYVAVWVGAEVRTAKRGYAMILWFLYIFVLEIKVYFVYQNYKADRKSLDALARKALTLLLSICIPVLFVVLVAIDHMEYVRAFKKREEIRNRLFWVVVDLLDILDIQANLWEPQKKGLPLWAEGLMFFYCYILLLVLPCVSLSEISMQGINIVPHKMLLYPILSLVTINIITLFIRGGNMLLYRDARVSGILIGKNILAIILKTCSFVQYRRQLQNAPPAFGVELQKNSVAHARPAPTPPQVVMQDQTPLPEVTTCEHT; encoded by the coding sequence ATGGTACCCCCGCCTCCCACCAACAAACCCCACGTGTGCTTGTCCACCATTCTGATCATGAGCAGCATGGCGCTGATTGATGCCTACCTGGTGGAGCAGAATCACGGCCCCCGCAAGATCGGCATCTGCATCATGGTGATGGTGGGAGACATCTGCTTCTTAATTGTCTTGCGTTACGTGGCAGTGTGGGTGGGCGCCGAGGTGCGCACAGCGAAGCGAGGCTACGCCATGATTCTCTGGTTCCTTTACATCTTCGTGCTGGAGATCAAGGTCTACTTTGTGTATCAAAACTACAAAGCAGACAGGAAGAGCTTGGACGCTCTCGCGAGGAAAGCCTTGACCTTGCTGCTGTCTATTTGCATCCCAGTGCTGTTTGTGGTGCTGGTGGCTATCGACCACATGGAGTATGTTCGAGCCTTCAAGAAGCGCGAAGAGATCCGTAACCGCCTCTTCTGGGTGGTGGTGGACTTGCTGGACATACTGGACATCCAAGCCAACCTGTGGGAGCCACAAAAGAAAGGGCTTCCTCTGTGGGCCGAGGGCCTGATGTTCTTCTACTGCTACATCCTCCTGCTCGTGCTGCCCTGCGTGTCCTTGAGCGAGATCAGCATGCAGGGCATCAACATTGTCCCCCACAAGATGCTCCTGTACCCCATCCTCAGCCTTGTGACCATTAACATCATCACTCTGTTCATCCGTGGGGGGAACATGCTTTTGTACAGGGACGCCAGGGTATCTGGGATCCTAATAGGAAAGAACATCTTGGCCATCATCCTAAAGACCTGCAGCTTTGTGCAGTACAGGAGACAGTTGCAGAACGCTCCTCCCGCCTTCGGGGTCGAGCTGCAGAAAAACTCAGTGGCCCACGCTCGCCCTGCCCCCACCCCTCCTCAAGTGGTAATGCAGGACCAGACACCCCTCCCCGAGGTGACTACTTGTGAACACACATGA